A window of Natator depressus isolate rNatDep1 chromosome 3, rNatDep2.hap1, whole genome shotgun sequence genomic DNA:
AACCTACTGCCAGTGGTTGTTATAAATATCTGCTtgctttatttaaacaaacactgGTCAGTTAAGATGAAAGATTCATTTACAATAACTACTTGGCACGGGATTCGGTACTTGCAAATTTTAATAGAAGCGCTTCTGATGTACACAAAAGCGCTTACAACAAGCTTTTACAACTCAGTTTGTTGGGGTATTTTATTGTATCTAATTAGAATTAttacaagcatttttaaaaatgttatttttcaatAGATTAAGATTTAGACTCCAGACCCAGCTGCTCTAAAACTTCTTAGCCAAAGCCTCAAACCCAATGAAATGGAATTGATAATATACCAGCTCTTGCTCTCTATTACATAGACACATCATGGTACCAAAATTTAACTATAAAAAGAAGAGTATTTCTAAATAGAAGTTGACCCCCAGTGTCCCCTAGCAGTGAAGCTATATAACACCAAGAAAGTATAAGGCTAAGAATTTAAATTTGTCAGCATACTGGAGGTTTCTGATATGTATTGGTTTGTGGCAATAACTGCTTAGATGGCCATTCTGAAGAAACGCACCATGAAAAGCCCCATTGACTGTGTCATTTTGTTTAGGAATTCTGTCAAACAGTTGCAGATAAACTGCGTTAGAAGGCAGTTTAAGTGGCCAGTACATTTGGAGTCAACCTATGTTGGAATCGTGTGGAAAGCCATTTGAGCTGGTTAAACCAGTTCCTAACTGTGGTTTTAATCAGAATTCCTAATTGTGGTAAAAAATGCCAATGGAGATGGCGGCCAAAGATGCAAAGGTAAACACCACAATAACGTGAGGGTAAAAGCTGCTGCCGACAGGTTTTCTTATGCTAAGAAAGGCACACCACCCCCAGTGAGCTAGAGAAAAAAAAGCCAGCAGAACGACAGTAATAAACCCAGGAGAAAAAAGCCTACCAGAATTGCCTTCCTGAGAAGGAACAATGCAGTAGACAGGCTGCTCTTGCTCTGTTTTGTTTGCAGGGAAGTGGTCAAATTTAGCCATATTAACAAACATTTAACAAAAGCTACCCCAAGAAGCCAGAACAAAACCTGACCTTTGGGTCAAAGGGCACAGACAGGCCTTTCCATGTCATGTAGCTGAATGAGTTCAAAGATTGGCAATGAAGGAATAAAAGCTTTAGACATGTGATGGGAACAAGGTCGGGAGTTTATCGAACAGTCACACCAAGCTTCTCCAGCACACGCACTCCCTTTTCTTGGTATTCTTGTCGGGTCATCCAGAAGTTGTCTTTGTCTTTCATGATGTCTGCTAGAACTGCACCACCCAGAAACACCATGTGCTTTCGACGAGGTGGATCTTCAATACGGATCTTAAATTTCTAAGAAGGAAAAGGGACACGGTATTGTTTGGATTCCTGggaccaaaaaaccaaaaatcaccCTTTTCTACCATAACAGTGAAACTGAAATTGTGTTTAGTGGGAAGAAAGTGAATGAAATGCTAGGAGAGGGCACGCTGCACGCAAGCTTTCTGTTTGTGcaatctaaaataaaattaattcatCAATAAAATAGCTACTTTGCATTGGAAATCAGAAACAattaacttgttctccaaaactGCATCTTGAGTGTACCTATAGAGAAGTCCAGGGGTCAGAATCACATTCTAAATTATATGTTCAGCTTTGATAGCTGAGATTATCAGGGAAGTTACCAGTTCATCAATTCACAAAATATTGTACAGTTTATATGACTAGAGTTATACTAAGTCTCAGGTGGGTGGAGGAATGGAAAGGATTCCACACCTGGGTTTCTACTTTAACTATTCCATATTCCCTTACAGAGCAGACAATTGAACCCCACAGACTGCactattttgcattttaaatgtgTGATTATTAAATATATAAGCCACCAAACTAGgaatatttaaaaatgataaaagaatgtTGTGCTTTCGTGACTAATTAGTATAGTTTAAATATTCTGGCTACCTATATGATTAGCTCAGTCCAATTATGATCCAGAAAACATTCTTCAAATAAGTCCTCTTTGGGGATTTAGAGagcaaaatgttttattaaaatgtattttgttaaaaggtattttgaaaaaaatttggaTGTAAttcaagacttaaaaaaaaaaaaaaaacccaaaccccctTTGTTCCAAAAAGCATTTCCTCTCTAAAGACAGACTTTCCTTCTACAAGGCAGACAGCAACACAATGCAATCTTAGTTCTGCAATTCTCGTGAGTGGTACGTCTGCCCACTACAATAACCTATGAATTAAAGGGAAGGAAAAGACTGAGCCACACAGAGTAATTGTGGAATgtggtattaaaaataaaaattcaaggaTAAAGAGGCAGGTAAGCATCCAAACTCTAAGAGCTGAAATTCAAAACTGACATGAAGCAGGCACTGCCGCTGTTTAGAAAAGGCAACTAATGTTCTTGCTAATAGTAGCTGGATTTCCTAAGGTGCCAAGTTAGGTCTGAGTGCAGGACTGCTCACCAAAGTTTAACAGCACATATTTACATTGAAACTCTGCTTAACCTTCTGAAGTAACCTAGTACTGTGGCCTTGTTTCAAGTGTATCGAAACAGGTCACCAGGATGGCTATACAAAGTCTGTATTGGTCATTCTGAAACACTGATGTTTCAGTTAGAGAGGACGGGATGTGAATACTTCACATACTGCTTTTTCCATCCTATTGCTGACCATCTCGCTCCCTCTAGTGGTAGTTCAGGATACCTGATCTATCTACAAATTAAGCAATTAATCAATCACTACTTACAGAGAGTTTTTCTACATCTCCTTTCAGGACCCCTTCCAGATACAGCTGTTTAAGTTCACGTTCCAGTCGTGAAGGCAGCCCAGGGTACATAGTGGAACCTCCAGATAATACAATGTGCTTATAGAATTCAGACCTaatagaggagaaaaaaaacattctTTCTAGTGGCAACAGTTTCTCCTCTGTACAACGAATACAGAAACCCCAATGTGCAGGTAAGTGAAAGTCCAAGAAATGCAGACAGCTGTCACTGAACAGACACGACGCCTTTACAATGAACTCTGAAATAGCTACATAGTCTCTTGTTCAATATAAACTCTCCATGCAATATGCCTTGGAGAGCAGAGATTTTAGGAGTGGAATAACACTGCATGTCCTACATGTATGTTTGTTATTGTTTAGTTCTAAGCACTACAAACTCCATTTCAAAGAGAGGTTATGTTAACTCATGAATACTAACCTCACAAGGAAACACCTTGCTCACACTCATCATTACACCTGTATTTAGAAAATTTCTTTTGCCATAAAGGGTCCGTTTTTGTGGATGAATTGATTTTTCCTTGTCCACACTTGTGCCCTGATAGAAGTTTTAGAGAAGAAGATCCAAAGCCTTCTAGATGTCCTCCTCTTACCTGGTGTCAATGTCAGCAGCCTGGATGGTATTAAACAGCAGTTCAGCAACACCAACCCCCTCCACGTTGATTAAGTGAGGCTGAAACAGAGCTTCTGGTGCCTCAAACCGCTCTCCACCAACTTTGATAATCCTGCCATCAGGGAGCTATAGAATAGAAAGCACAAATTAAAGCTTATTCTGATATTACTTAGATACTAATACATAGTAGACCAAAAAAGCAGGATCTTTCACTGTGAAACAGTAcataataggaaaaaaaatatttttccaaaaacTTACTACAGTTTCAAGCCATTACAAAAAACATTGTTTGTATTGTTGAAAGAAAGTTCCAAGTCTTGCAGTCATTTTATAACTTAATTTGCAGCTATTTACAAAGGCAAGGAATCTGTTACTTGAAATGGTGTTAACTCATACTGGAAGGCAGTCTTCATCATACAGGTTTTCAACTTCAAAATTGATATACATCTCTCGTATACACTCACCGTATAGGACTCAACTAGTACTGTGGTCTCTAAGGCCAGTTTCTGCTCCTGTACAATGTTGTATCCCACATAACATAACTTCTCCTTGATCATACGAACAGTTTCAAAGTCAGCAGAATGGTTGAAGGCATATCCTCGCAGCAAGAGCAGCTGATGGGAAAAGAATGTTGGGTTAGCAATAAACTTGGAGTGGCTCAGTTCTCATGATCCGTGATTACGTGTATAATGTACATTTAATTGATTACTCCCCTTCTTTTGTATTTCTCAGGAGAAACGGAGACTTCTCCAAAgacaaattaaatgaaaaatgtgacAAGAATCAAGTTTAAGAAAATAAGGGAGGAGTAAATTGCATTTATTTCGATCAGCGTGAAAATGACAGTATAACTCTGAAAAGTGGAAGATACGTTCCACACTACAGTTTTCACTATGATCTTTACAAAGGAAATAGTGAAAGAAAGATCTAACAAATTGTTCTTTTTCTTGggatttcatttcaaaatttggaGATTCATTGTGATTTCTCAATCCAGCTGATTTCGTTTAGGTCTTTATAGGTTGTAGCAACAATACAATTGATTTTAATTTGACCACTCTATTGACTGGAACAGAGTCACTTTTACTGTAGAAAATGCATACGTTCCTCATTGCCATATGAATATTGGGAAAGATTTTCCCACATACTTGAAAATCTTTAAAAGAATTACTCTAGCTctgaaaaaacaacgaggagtccttgtggcaccttagagactaaaatttatttgggcatatgccaaaataaatttgttagtctctaaggtgccaaatgtgcccaaataaatttgttagtctctaaaatgccacaaggactcctcattgtttttgctgatacagactaacacggctaccactctgaaatctagctCTGAAGATTCACAAGCCCAGAACGTATTCTCCATCAGTttgagtgcctaaatcccagGCTACGTTAGTTTTTGATTGCCACTCAAAGAGGTCATGAACTTGAGTAACAGTTTTACCAAACAGAATATGTGAAATCCTTTCACGTATGCAGTCAATGGAACCATTAACTGAAACTCACTATGGGAACCTCTCCAAATGGATTTCCCCCACATCAGGTGGGACCAAATTCAGAAATAATGTATTAGGGAGTGTAAGTTACTTACCAACTTAGACTCCCGTGCAGGTATGTACTTATACCTTCTGGTTCATCGCTACGCAAGTCACACTTATTGACTGCTCCCTTTTGAAGTCTGACTCTTAGAGTATAACTCAGTCTAGTATGAATGTTTTTGGAGGGAGATGAGGCAGAATTTGGTGCAGCACATCTCAAGCCCAGTATTTTGGAAATGGAAGCAATGACCAGGAGGACCTTGTCAGAGGGGGTCCTCCAAATCTTTGGTTTCTGATTGATCCTTCCCTGCCTGACCAATGCCAGAGGACAGGAAGCACCATCCACTATCCACACAGCGAAGCAAGGTCCAAGAATGCAAAATATCCGAACTGCTGAGGCCCCTCCATCCACTCTTTCCAGAACACCATTGGGCAAGGTTCTGGGCTCAGTTTTAAAGGGAAATTCCCTGCATGCTGCAAGCAGctgaatttaaattttaaaaagggagattTAACAAATGAAATATGAACATTTATGTAAGAGTACAGTAGCCCTGATGGTGTATGTTGATATTAAATTCAACTCATCCCCACATTTGCCATTTTTAATATATACCAGACAATCACAGGAGCTTGTGTTTAGGGGTGGGCTGGTGGCTGGGGCTTTTGGAATGCGGTTTGTAATTGTGAAATAACCACTTCAGCtggaaatttcagcctaaataaTGAGCCGTGAAATAGACAGACAATTTAAATATTACTGCTCTTAGGTTTCATAGGTATCACGGCACTGAGATAAATGGGCCACTTCACATACCGCAGAGCAGCTGTTTAAGGCTGTTTGGAAAGACTAGTACCATCAGTGAACTGATGTACACTGTTTGTAGTTGGAAGGTTCTTCTTGCAACCCATAAGGACTAGAAATGTGTTTTTACAATGGATTCTGAAGCACCATTCTGCAGTAAGGAAATGATCCCACAGCAAATTCCATACCACCTACAGAACCCTGCTTTAAAGCATCCCGGAAAAAGCATACAAGAACAATTTCCCCCCGCAACTGAGAGGAAAGAGGACAGATTTCTCCACTAATAGCAAGCTTTCAACTTTCTAAGCTTCAACTGATTTGAACTTGGATAGTGGCCACATAGCGGCCTGATAGGGACTGTAGCTCCAAGAAATTTTTTTCCAGCTTACCTTGATGAGGTATCTGGTAATATCCCTCCCAGCAATGTCTAGTCGTCTGGTAAGATGAGGAAGAGAGAAACCTTCATAGACTGGGCAAATGTGAGTTACACCATCTCCAGAGTCCACAACAACACCAGTTAATAAGCCTAAGTAAGAACAGTAATATTACATCTGAAAGCAGATACGGAGAACGATACATCACAGTACATTAGGACCCTCCTAACTGGACCAACCGGGTGGCCAGCCTACTGTCCTGATGAAGTAACCGTCCTAATTAAGAGAGACCTTTCCCCTTGTGAGAGAAGTCTGatcacatttgaaaataaaatattgtactAAAATTAAGTTCTCCACTTCATTTCAACTATTTGTTTTAAGCTTTACTTGGAAAATTCTGTATGAACAGAGATGAACTCCTCCAccccaatcttttaaaaaaaatgctagtAACCCTTCTTAAGTGACTGCAGCCCCAGCATATGGAATTTTTTCCTCATGTCCTGACATCCCCATAAATC
This region includes:
- the ACTR2 gene encoding actin-related protein 2 isoform X1; protein product: MDALGRKVVVCDNGTGFVKCGYAGSNFPEHIFPALVGRPIIRSTAKVGNIEIKNNKKMDLMVGDEASELRSMLEVNYPMENGIVRNWDDMKHLWDYTFGPEKLNIDTKNCKILLTEPPMNPTKNREKIVEVMFETYQFSGVYVAIQAVLTLYAQGLLTGVVVDSGDGVTHICPVYEGFSLPHLTRRLDIAGRDITRYLIKLLLLRGYAFNHSADFETVRMIKEKLCYVGYNIVQEQKLALETTVLVESYTLPDGRIIKVGGERFEAPEALFQPHLINVEGVGVAELLFNTIQAADIDTRSEFYKHIVLSGGSTMYPGLPSRLERELKQLYLEGVLKGDVEKLSKFKIRIEDPPRRKHMVFLGGAVLADIMKDKDNFWMTRQEYQEKGVRVLEKLGVTVR
- the ACTR2 gene encoding actin-related protein 2 isoform X2; amino-acid sequence: MDALGRKVVVCDNGTGFVKCGYAGSNFPEHIFPALVGRPIIRSTAKVGNIEIKDLMVGDEASELRSMLEVNYPMENGIVRNWDDMKHLWDYTFGPEKLNIDTKNCKILLTEPPMNPTKNREKIVEVMFETYQFSGVYVAIQAVLTLYAQGLLTGVVVDSGDGVTHICPVYEGFSLPHLTRRLDIAGRDITRYLIKLLLLRGYAFNHSADFETVRMIKEKLCYVGYNIVQEQKLALETTVLVESYTLPDGRIIKVGGERFEAPEALFQPHLINVEGVGVAELLFNTIQAADIDTRSEFYKHIVLSGGSTMYPGLPSRLERELKQLYLEGVLKGDVEKLSKFKIRIEDPPRRKHMVFLGGAVLADIMKDKDNFWMTRQEYQEKGVRVLEKLGVTVR